CGGGGAAGTCGTCGATGTATCCGTTTGCGTTGAGGAGGATGTAGTCCGGTCTGCCCGAGCGGAAGGCGGATTTCGACATTATGGGTTggatttggggattgaggacagggGAGGGACGAGCGACGCCAACGAGACTATATGGCGGCAGCTCTCTAGTTCGGTTCGGTTTCGTACTCCGAAGGCCACGGGCAATGCTACACATACGGGCAACAATTTTACGGGGTTTATGGAGAGGCTGAGGTGGGCTTTTTTAATTGGGTGCAAATCAGGATGAGGGGTCCCACCCCAACTGAAAATCAGGGGGGTAGGGGGCAAGTTTAATTAGGAGGAAAGAGCCCGTATTAGCCTATAAGAGTCTGTGAGTCTAGCATTTTTGGAAGGCCACACAACTCCGCTGCGTGTACAGTGTACTAACTGAGCGGTGGGCAGCACGGCCTCCACCGCCGGACAAATTCAGTCTTTCGACCCTTTTGCGAAAGTTGAGCTAACCCTGGTTTAATTTTTTTTGAGATCCTACCATTTTCCTACCGCCGGGGTTCTTGGCGATAGGGGTGCACGCCCTAACGTAAAAAATTCTAAGTATTAAATACAGTGCTTGTACCCACCTACTGCCGGCCATCTCGGCGATAGGGGTGCACAGGCTACCGCCAACCTATTTGGCGGAGGAGCCAATATCCGTGCCTATGTCGCTGTTCTggcaggcgcaggaggagcagcGGTACAACTTGTTCCTTCTCGAGCAACACCGACTGATAGAGGAACATATCTACGACAAGCGCGCGAACGAGGAATTCGTGCCGGCTATGGCCGCTCACTCTGTGCATttaaaaaccgaaccgaaaaaccatataccgaaaataaaccaaaccgaaccaattttatggtttttatggtttctagtttcggtatggtatgaacttttcataccgatttgaacttggtttttatggtatataccggaaaaccgaacggttaaccgaataaaccgaagtaaaaaataaatttatatttcttgagatgaacaaccatacaagttgtcatttttcttgtacatgagtcaaatgcactactaagcacgtaattttttcttgtaacatagtcatttttctatttttaaaatgctaagcacgtccataaccatcaacagatgaatcaatgcatgcatatatacttatatatatagtcatatactatttgtgtagaatagtatgtattttgagtcataaatttgctaattattattacgtcatttccaaattcgcgtcaactttggtttttatggtatataccgaaaccataccgaaataatttggtatataccgaaaccgaaccatattttaatttcataccatatttaccgaagtattaataccgtacaaactGAAAAACCGTATAAAtcgaaccatgtaaaccgaataaaccgaacgcacagggtGAATGGCCGCAGCGAATCCCAGCTTCGTTGCCGAGCATCAGGCGCTCTATGAGGCCGCCCGCACTCAAGCCGCCGCTCGCAACATACAGGTGGCGCAACCATACACGGAGGCGACGTTGACGACGCCGGCGATCGCGGACGAGAACATAGCCAGCCGCGCGTCCTACGCATCGCCAAACACTGATTGACTGCGCCGGTGGGACGATGAGCGTGCCGGCCCTCCACTTCCATCGTGGATCTCACGTCCACCAGCGACGGACATGTCTCATAATCCGATGAGAATGAGTAGGAAATGGAAGCGACGGGGCCTCAAATCTCATGTGGGCCGGTCCATCTCCCATGTTCTACTGTTCCTTGTCGGTGATCGCACCTTCACTTCGGGGATCTTATTGCTGCCTCTCATGAAGACAACGAGATGAGTCCAGAGATCACTGGAAGGGAACAAGAAGGACGTGGGGATGGACGCCGCCACATGCTAGGTTTAGGCCTGGTCGCTTTTTTTAattaaaatatataaaaaatgtaaTGAATGTGCTCCGGTTTAGATGAAGATCATccggtttgcatgtaattcattcAATTTGTTGAAATCATGTTTGAAATGTATGCAACTATAGTTGGATGGCCGGCTCCCACATCAGTGTCCGCGGACTGGTCGCCCCTGGTCCGCAGACAAATGCGTTGTCCAGTTTGGGGGGCCAGCATTGGAGATGCACTAAgacaaataataaagttgttattagtcTATTTTCATGTGCACAACTAAGTTTATATTTTATGCTAGAATTGCAATGGTTCTTGAATGTAAGGTTTAAAGGAAAACCTAGTTGAATGTGCAGAAAGATAAAAACCAAAGATCCCTGGTCAGACCTCTGGGCCAACTCATTTTTTGTTAATGCTTCTGTTTTCCTAACCATGAGCATTGTTAGTGTAACAAGAATGCCGCCAATAACGAGAGCATGTTGTTAGGGTAAGAATGGAGTTCAATAGACCCAATGATACAGGGCAAGCGCTATGATGGTCCTATCTTTATGAATTGAATGTGGATTTGAGAAAGAACATGAAGAACGAGGAGGAAATTAGAAGGAAAACTAGCACAAATTGTAGCAAAAGGTACACATGGATAAATAGTTGATTCaaatcatgagagagagagagagagagagagagagagagagagagagagagagagagagagagagagagagagagagatgaaacaagCTAGAGTTCTTCCCCAAGTTCTAAGACATGGAGGAATCTTCCCCACAAGTTTGGTGTTGGGGTTGGAGTACTCGACATGGCCTGTGAAGGGCATCTACAATGGCAGATCTAGCAACCCTACTTCTGCTCGATGTGTGACTCAACCCTTGTCAGAGGTTTCCTACATGACTGGCCTAAATCGGCTCGACATGGGCGGCTTGGACTCTCGACGTAACGGGATCAGTGTCGATGGTAGATGCCCATAGGCGTTGCTCAAAGTCAACACCATGTGTCCACTTGACTTCGATTAGGTGACTCTTCATTGGTTGAACCTAGAAATGGCGGCATTCACGTGTTGTTCTCTTGTTGAAAACACTGCTCAAAGTTTACTCAGACTTTTTTTCAAGGGTGAAAAGCTATTAGCTGACCTTAGGGGTAGCTTGGCAGCAAAGTTTTTGGAGAACTGTGGTAATTGAAAACCACGGTATTCCGATAGATGGACGAGGAATACTACAATTTCTTAAAACCAATGTTTTTCTCAGTTTTACATGTGTTTGGCTGGTGCTGTTTTATCAAAGTTTTGACCCTAGTATTTAGTATGGATGACTGAGTAATTAGCGGCTGTTAACGGCCGGCAGCATGCAGCCGCCATGCACACGTCCGCTCGATCTATAGATGCTAGGATACGTAGAATATGTCTATCCCTTGGTGAGCTTGATTCGCTCATGATGAAGAGAATAGATGGAGACTAGCACGTGGTAAACAAATCTAACTGAATCGGTCTAGGAGATATAATACATGCCGTTTACCATAtactaacagaaaaagaaaaaggatcgCAGCTGGATACTGTTATCTCGAGTAGACGGCGATGTCAACTGCGATGCGATCGCCCCGATCTTTTCTCTCCGCTCTGTCTAGAAAAAAGAGGTCAGGACCTCTTTTCCAGATACTCCAAAAGACCATGGTTTCAGAGATACCATGGTTTACAAAACTTTAGTTTTTGCTGAAGCCAAACGCATCAAAGTATTTAAAACCATGTTTTTTCTTTTAGAAACCGCGGTATTGCCAGAAAACTTTAAAATAACTTTGCTGCCAAACGCAGCCTTAGTATTTGACTATTTGTATCTAGTGACAACGTTGTTTCAACGTCATTTCTTTCATGGAGGTGTTGTTGTTGGAGCACCTTCCCTATTACCCTAGGGTTGCCATCATTAATTGTAGATGGTCATGCTGCATCTGTTCGTCCCGTTGATCGCCTTTTTCCCTTTTTGTCAATAACTAAAAAAGTGGATTATTTCTAGAAAAAGCTGCAAGCTATTTTGTACAAATTCGCAAAAAGGAAGAAGCTACAATTGGACAATTAGCTAGAGTAATAATTATTGCTCACTGTTGATATTTATCAATATGTAGAGTACATGCTTGTTTGCCAAAAATAAACTGTAGTAGTACTGGTTACACAATTAAAATGTGGGAGTGGAACAGTTCCACACATCATGAAAACGAAGTACGTAAAGCAAATCTTATTGGGCGCCCATGCAAAACGGTACTTCTGTTAATGGGCTGGGCAAGTGAAACCGGACGGGCACTTCTTGCCGCAGTGGTTGAGGAGGAGGCTGATGTCCACAGGCACGTTGAGGTGGAGGCCGAGGATGTTGGCCCTGACGGCGGTGCAGAGGCagacggcggcgtcgaggtcggccaACCCCTGGAGCAGCGGGCAGCATTGGTCGTGCACCGGAACGCCGATCTTGAGGCCGAGCAGTCCGCTGAGAACGTTGGCGCACACCCTCAGGTTGAGCACGTTGATGGAGCACTGcccgccgtggccgtggccgtgcCCTC
The sequence above is a segment of the Triticum dicoccoides isolate Atlit2015 ecotype Zavitan chromosome 1A, WEW_v2.0, whole genome shotgun sequence genome. Coding sequences within it:
- the LOC119275001 gene encoding cortical cell-delineating protein-like, with the protein product MAPSAALFIALSLLLSAVAAHGCGSTYCQPPVVVPTPPIVVPPPYHGGGGHGHGHGGQCSINVLNLRVCANVLSGLLGLKIGVPVHDQCCPLLQGLADLDAAVCLCTAVRANILGLHLNVPVDISLLLNHCGKKCPSGFTCPAH